From Brucella pseudogrignonensis, a single genomic window includes:
- a CDS encoding Tex family protein — translation MANDIKRIAAIIAAEINAKPEQAIAAIGLLDEGSTVPFVARYRKEVTGGLDDTQLRTLDERLSYLRELEARRTSILESIRGQEKLTPELELKIAGVQTKAELEDLYLPYKPKRRTKAEIARERGLGPLAEAILSDRRLVPAEIATQYVTGDVADVKAALEGARDIIAEGFTENAELIGNLRNYLKERAVLRSRVVDGKQEAGAKFSDYFDHSERWANVAGHRALAMLRGRNEDFLSLDIEIDADDTSPVKPVERKIAAAYNIGATLPGDRWLMEVAGWAWRVKLSLSLSLDLMRDLRERAEEEAINVFARNLKDLLLAAPAGSRATMGLDPGIRTGVKVAIVDGTGKLLDTTTVYPFPPKNDVRGTQAELASLIRKHKIELIAIGNGTGSRETERLVVDMLNDLPAPKPLKVIVSEAGASVYSASEAAAAEFPQLDVSLRGAVSIARRLQDPLAELVKIEPKSIGVGQYQHDVDQSRLARSLDAVVEDAVNAVGVDLNTASASLLARVSGLGKSLAEAIVTHRDQAGAFKNRKELLKVARLGNRAFEQCAGFLRIANGTEPLDASSVHPEAYGVAKKIISACGRDVRSLMGDSAALKALDPRVFVDERFGLPTVRDIIAELDKPGRDPRPEFRTATFADGIDDIKDLKPGMILEGTVTNVAAFGAFVDIGVHQDGLVHVSQLADKFVKDPHEVVKAGDVVKVRVTEVDVPRKRIGLTMRKDGGEATAPRNNAQRDARPAQKQNFTPRKHEQPSTGGFGAALLEAMKKK, via the coding sequence ATGGCCAACGATATTAAGCGCATTGCCGCAATCATTGCAGCGGAGATCAACGCAAAGCCCGAACAGGCCATAGCAGCCATTGGTCTTCTCGATGAAGGCTCGACTGTGCCGTTCGTCGCCCGTTACCGCAAAGAAGTCACCGGCGGACTTGACGACACGCAATTGCGCACGCTGGATGAGCGACTTTCTTATCTGCGTGAACTTGAAGCACGGCGCACCTCCATTCTGGAATCGATCCGCGGGCAAGAAAAGCTGACGCCAGAACTGGAGCTCAAAATCGCAGGCGTCCAGACCAAGGCCGAGCTTGAAGACCTGTATCTTCCCTATAAACCCAAGCGACGCACCAAAGCGGAAATCGCACGCGAACGTGGTCTTGGACCGCTTGCCGAAGCTATTCTGAGCGACCGCAGACTGGTCCCTGCCGAGATTGCCACACAATATGTCACCGGCGATGTTGCCGATGTGAAGGCAGCTCTTGAAGGCGCGCGCGACATCATTGCCGAAGGCTTCACCGAGAATGCTGAACTGATCGGTAATCTGCGTAACTATCTCAAAGAACGCGCGGTGCTCCGTTCGCGCGTTGTCGACGGCAAGCAGGAGGCAGGCGCAAAGTTCTCCGATTATTTCGACCATTCCGAACGCTGGGCAAATGTTGCAGGCCACCGCGCTCTGGCCATGCTGCGCGGTCGCAATGAGGATTTTCTGTCGCTCGACATTGAAATCGACGCCGACGACACCTCCCCGGTAAAGCCGGTCGAACGCAAAATTGCAGCCGCCTATAATATTGGTGCAACGCTTCCAGGCGATCGCTGGCTGATGGAAGTTGCAGGCTGGGCATGGCGCGTCAAGCTCTCGCTCTCCTTGTCACTCGACCTCATGCGCGACCTGCGTGAACGCGCCGAGGAAGAAGCCATCAACGTCTTCGCCCGCAACTTGAAAGACCTCTTGCTCGCCGCCCCTGCCGGTTCGCGTGCCACCATGGGCCTTGATCCGGGCATCCGCACCGGCGTCAAAGTCGCAATCGTCGATGGCACTGGCAAACTCCTCGACACAACAACGGTCTACCCGTTTCCGCCAAAGAACGATGTGCGTGGCACACAGGCCGAGCTTGCAAGCCTGATCCGTAAACACAAGATCGAGCTGATTGCGATTGGCAACGGCACAGGCAGCCGCGAAACCGAACGTCTTGTCGTGGATATGCTCAACGACCTGCCAGCGCCAAAACCGCTCAAAGTCATCGTGTCGGAAGCAGGTGCATCGGTCTATTCGGCGTCAGAAGCCGCAGCCGCCGAATTTCCGCAGCTCGACGTATCGCTGCGCGGTGCGGTTTCCATCGCCCGCCGCCTGCAGGACCCATTGGCGGAACTCGTCAAGATCGAACCGAAATCCATCGGCGTTGGCCAGTATCAGCATGATGTCGATCAGTCCCGTCTGGCGCGTTCGCTCGATGCAGTGGTCGAAGATGCCGTGAACGCTGTCGGGGTTGATCTCAACACGGCATCCGCCTCACTGCTGGCGCGTGTATCGGGTCTGGGAAAGTCGCTCGCCGAGGCAATTGTTACGCATCGCGATCAAGCGGGAGCCTTCAAGAACCGCAAGGAGCTTCTGAAAGTCGCCCGCCTCGGCAATCGCGCTTTTGAACAATGCGCAGGCTTTCTGCGTATCGCCAACGGCACCGAGCCGCTTGATGCGTCCTCCGTTCACCCGGAAGCCTATGGCGTTGCAAAGAAAATCATTTCCGCCTGTGGCCGCGATGTGCGCAGCCTCATGGGTGACAGTGCGGCATTGAAAGCGCTTGATCCGCGTGTCTTTGTTGATGAGCGTTTTGGTCTGCCAACCGTGCGTGACATTATCGCCGAGCTCGACAAGCCGGGCCGCGATCCGCGCCCTGAATTCAGGACCGCGACCTTTGCCGATGGCATTGATGACATCAAAGACCTGAAACCCGGCATGATACTGGAAGGCACAGTTACCAATGTTGCGGCCTTTGGTGCGTTTGTCGATATCGGTGTGCATCAGGACGGACTTGTCCATGTTTCGCAACTCGCTGATAAGTTTGTTAAAGACCCGCATGAAGTGGTCAAGGCTGGCGATGTGGTGAAGGTGCGCGTGACCGAAGTGGATGTGCCACGCAAGCGTATCGGCCTCACGATGAGAAAGGACGGCGGCGAAGCCACTGCCCCGCGCAACAATGCACAGCGCGATGCAAGACCCGCGCAAAAGCAGAACTTCACCCCGCGCAAACACGAGCAGCCATCAACTGGCGGTTTCGGTGCAGCCCTTCTGGAAGCGATGAAGAAGAAATAA
- a CDS encoding helix-turn-helix transcriptional regulator — MSDNQSIATAMPLDEILKALGHPVRLDILSWLKQPEKHFSAQHMSLEMGVCAGQFERCGLSQSTVSAHLSVLTKVGLITPNRVGQWTFYKRDEEAIAALLKSLSDL; from the coding sequence ATGTCGGATAATCAATCTATAGCAACAGCTATGCCGTTGGACGAGATACTCAAGGCACTTGGCCATCCAGTTCGTCTCGACATTTTAAGCTGGCTCAAGCAGCCGGAGAAGCATTTCTCCGCTCAGCACATGTCTTTGGAGATGGGCGTGTGCGCCGGTCAGTTTGAACGGTGTGGCCTGTCGCAATCCACCGTTTCTGCTCATTTGTCCGTGCTGACCAAAGTGGGGCTGATTACGCCCAACCGCGTTGGCCAATGGACCTTCTACAAGCGCGATGAGGAGGCAATTGCCGCCTTGCTCAAATCGCTATCCGATCTTTAA
- the rocF gene encoding arginase codes for MHCKILGLPVQEGTGRLGCNMGPDGYRAAGIADAIRELGHEFTDLGNLAPAQLRPLTHPNSVIKALPQAVAWIEAISEAAYRESEEGFPIFLGGDHLLAAGTVPGIARRAAEKGRKQFVLWLDAHTDFHTLETTGSGNLHGTPVAYYTGQKGFEGYFPPLAAPIDPANVCMMGIRSVDPAERAAIKQTDVAVYDMRLIDEHGVAALLRRFLQRVKDENGLLHVSLDVDFLEPSIAPAVGTTVPGGATFREAHLIMEMLHDSELVTSLDLVELNPFLDERGRTATVMVDLMASLLGRSVMDRPTINY; via the coding sequence ATGCATTGCAAGATTTTGGGATTGCCTGTTCAGGAGGGCACTGGTCGTCTTGGCTGCAATATGGGCCCGGATGGTTATCGCGCCGCTGGCATTGCCGATGCGATCCGCGAACTCGGTCATGAATTTACGGATCTCGGCAATCTGGCACCGGCTCAGTTGCGCCCGCTGACACACCCCAATTCTGTGATCAAGGCTTTACCGCAGGCTGTGGCGTGGATCGAAGCGATCAGTGAAGCTGCTTATCGTGAGAGTGAAGAAGGTTTTCCCATTTTTCTTGGTGGCGATCATCTTCTGGCCGCCGGCACTGTTCCCGGTATTGCACGCCGCGCTGCCGAAAAAGGCCGCAAGCAGTTCGTCCTTTGGCTTGACGCGCACACGGATTTCCACACGCTGGAAACAACAGGCAGTGGCAATCTGCATGGTACGCCTGTGGCCTATTATACGGGCCAGAAGGGCTTTGAAGGCTATTTCCCGCCATTGGCAGCACCAATTGATCCGGCCAATGTCTGCATGATGGGTATTCGCAGTGTGGACCCGGCAGAACGCGCTGCGATCAAGCAGACTGACGTTGCCGTCTATGACATGCGTCTTATCGATGAGCATGGTGTGGCTGCGCTGCTGCGCCGCTTTTTGCAGCGTGTGAAGGATGAAAACGGCCTTCTGCATGTGAGCCTCGATGTTGATTTCCTTGAGCCATCGATCGCGCCCGCTGTCGGCACCACGGTTCCGGGCGGCGCAACGTTCCGTGAAGCGCATCTCATCATGGAAATGCTGCATGACAGTGAACTGGTGACCAGCCTTGATCTCGTTGAGCTTAACCCGTTCCTCGATGAACGTGGACGCACTGCAACCGTCATGGTTGACCTGATGGCGAGCCTTCTGGGCCGCAGTGTCATGGATCGTCCAACCATCAATTACTGA
- a CDS encoding ABC transporter substrate-binding protein, protein MTKMLKRATAIPALLALSIVVAQADTLTLYTSQPEADATKTVEAFRKANPDTDVQIFRSGTSELLTKLAAEFSAGAPQPDVLLIADAVTMEGLKKDKRLLPYTEAKVDGFSADSYDADKTYFGSKLITTGIAYNTGAAQKPGHWADLAKADYKGQVVMPSPLYSGAAAYLLSGFALDKDLGWDYFKNLKANQLASVKGNGAVLKSVASGEKPYGILVDFMALNAKAKGSPIEFVFPSEGVPAVTEPVAIMATAKNVDGAKKFVDFILSDDGQKLALEQGYLPAKESVGRPAWLPEGTKINIMSIDTQKVLNQTDADKKQFSELFGG, encoded by the coding sequence ATGACCAAGATGCTGAAGCGCGCTACAGCAATTCCTGCTCTTCTTGCTCTGTCTATCGTTGTTGCGCAGGCCGACACGTTGACGCTTTACACCTCGCAGCCAGAAGCTGATGCGACCAAGACGGTTGAAGCTTTCCGCAAGGCCAATCCGGACACGGATGTGCAGATTTTCCGCTCAGGTACGAGCGAACTCCTCACCAAGCTTGCCGCCGAATTTTCGGCTGGCGCGCCGCAACCTGATGTTCTGCTGATCGCTGATGCGGTGACGATGGAAGGTCTCAAGAAGGACAAGCGCCTTCTGCCTTACACCGAGGCTAAGGTCGATGGTTTTTCCGCCGATAGTTATGACGCTGACAAGACCTATTTCGGCTCCAAGCTGATTACCACCGGCATTGCTTATAATACAGGCGCTGCACAAAAGCCTGGACATTGGGCCGATCTCGCCAAGGCGGACTATAAGGGTCAGGTTGTCATGCCAAGCCCGCTTTATTCGGGTGCTGCGGCTTATCTCTTAAGCGGCTTTGCGCTCGATAAGGATCTTGGCTGGGACTATTTCAAGAACCTCAAAGCCAATCAACTTGCAAGCGTTAAGGGCAATGGTGCTGTGCTGAAGTCGGTTGCAAGTGGCGAAAAGCCATATGGCATTCTGGTGGATTTCATGGCGCTCAACGCCAAGGCCAAGGGTTCGCCGATCGAGTTCGTGTTTCCGTCGGAAGGTGTGCCTGCCGTAACCGAACCAGTTGCGATCATGGCGACCGCCAAGAACGTCGATGGTGCCAAGAAGTTCGTGGACTTCATCCTGTCGGATGATGGTCAGAAGCTGGCATTGGAGCAGGGCTATCTGCCTGCCAAGGAAAGTGTTGGCCGTCCTGCATGGCTGCCAGAAGGCACCAAGATCAACATCATGTCGATTGATACCCAAAAGGTTCTCAATCAGACGGATGCCGACAAGAAGCAGTTTTCTGAGCTGTTTGGCGGATAA
- a CDS encoding ornithine cyclodeaminase, translated as MTQPNLNIVPFVSVDHMMKLVLSVGVETFLKELADYVEEDFRRWESFDKTPRVASHSDEGVIELMPTSDGTLYGFKYVNGHPKNTRDGLQTVTAFGVLSDVGNGYPMLLTEMTILTALRTAATSAVAAKHLAPKNARTMAIIGNGAQSEFQALAFKAILGIDKLRLYDIDRTASEKCARNLEGTGIDIVICKNVEEVVEGADIITTVTADKLNATILTDNMVGAGVHINAVGGDCPGKTELHGDILRRSDIFVEYPPQTRIEGEIQQLPEDYPVKELWEVITGKIEGRTDARQITLFDSVGFATEDFSALRYVRDKLKDTGFYVQLDLLADPDEPRDLFGMLLRHEKQLLAEKTKPAA; from the coding sequence ATGACCCAACCGAACCTCAATATCGTACCTTTCGTCAGTGTTGATCACATGATGAAGCTGGTTTTGTCTGTCGGCGTTGAGACCTTTCTCAAGGAGCTTGCTGATTATGTTGAAGAAGATTTCCGCCGCTGGGAAAGCTTCGACAAGACGCCACGCGTTGCATCGCATTCCGATGAAGGCGTGATCGAGTTGATGCCGACAAGCGATGGCACGCTTTACGGCTTTAAATATGTGAACGGTCATCCGAAGAATACGCGCGATGGTTTGCAGACCGTGACAGCCTTTGGCGTATTGTCTGATGTTGGCAATGGCTATCCGATGCTGTTGACGGAAATGACGATCCTGACAGCACTGCGTACCGCGGCGACGTCAGCCGTTGCAGCCAAGCATCTGGCGCCAAAGAACGCACGCACGATGGCGATCATTGGCAATGGTGCGCAGAGCGAGTTTCAGGCACTTGCCTTCAAGGCGATCCTCGGCATCGACAAGCTGCGTCTTTACGATATTGACCGCACGGCTTCTGAAAAATGCGCGCGCAATCTCGAAGGCACAGGCATTGATATTGTGATCTGCAAGAATGTCGAAGAGGTGGTGGAAGGTGCGGATATCATCACCACTGTCACCGCTGACAAGCTCAACGCCACGATCCTGACCGACAACATGGTTGGCGCTGGCGTACATATCAACGCGGTTGGTGGCGATTGTCCCGGCAAGACCGAACTGCATGGCGATATTCTCCGCCGCTCGGATATTTTCGTCGAATATCCACCACAGACACGCATCGAAGGCGAAATTCAGCAGCTTCCGGAAGATTATCCCGTCAAGGAACTTTGGGAAGTGATTACCGGCAAAATCGAAGGCCGCACCGATGCGCGCCAGATTACGTTGTTTGACTCGGTTGGCTTTGCGACAGAAGATTTCTCTGCGCTGCGTTATGTCCGTGACAAGCTGAAAGACACAGGCTTCTATGTGCAACTTGATCTTCTGGCTGATCCTGATGAGCCACGTGATCTGTTCGGTATGTTGCTTCGCCATGAGAAGCAGCTTTTGGCGGAAAAGACCAAGCCTGCCGCATAA
- a CDS encoding alkene reductase, with product MATLFDPVTIGDLKLANRIVMAPLTRNRSPRAVPNDLNVTYYEQRASAGLIITEATPISHQGQGYADVPGLYSDEQLAGWKRVTDAVHSAGGKIVVQMWHVGRISHDSLQPNGGKPVAPSAITAKSKTYLVHPDGTGEFAPTSEPRALEKSEIPEIVATYAKAAKNAVEVAGFDGVEIHAANGYLIDQFLRSDSNHRTDEYGGSIENRARFLFEVVDAITKSVAPGKVGIRLSPVTPANDASDSDPQPLFDYVLDKLASYGLAYVHIIEGATGGPRDFQQGPQPFDYARLKQVYRDAGGKAAWMVNNGYDRDLAEKEIESGRADVVAFGKPFIANPDLVRRFKENAPLNELDQQHMYGGGAKGYTDYPILA from the coding sequence ATGGCCACATTGTTCGATCCAGTTACAATCGGCGATCTCAAGCTTGCCAACCGCATCGTTATGGCACCGCTGACGCGCAACCGCTCGCCCCGCGCTGTGCCAAACGACCTCAACGTCACCTATTATGAACAGCGCGCTAGTGCTGGTCTGATTATCACTGAAGCAACGCCGATCAGCCATCAGGGGCAGGGCTATGCCGATGTGCCGGGCCTTTATTCGGACGAGCAGCTTGCAGGCTGGAAGCGCGTCACCGACGCTGTTCACAGCGCAGGCGGCAAGATCGTCGTGCAGATGTGGCATGTTGGCCGTATTTCGCATGACAGCCTACAGCCAAATGGCGGCAAGCCGGTAGCGCCTTCGGCTATCACGGCCAAGTCGAAGACCTATCTCGTGCATCCAGACGGCACCGGCGAGTTTGCACCAACCTCAGAGCCACGTGCACTGGAAAAGAGCGAGATTCCAGAGATCGTTGCGACTTATGCCAAGGCTGCAAAGAATGCTGTCGAAGTGGCTGGTTTTGACGGCGTCGAAATTCATGCTGCAAACGGCTATCTGATTGATCAGTTCCTGCGTTCGGACAGCAATCACCGGACCGATGAATATGGCGGCTCCATCGAAAACCGCGCACGCTTCCTGTTTGAAGTGGTGGATGCAATCACAAAGTCGGTTGCGCCGGGCAAGGTGGGTATTCGTCTTTCGCCGGTAACGCCTGCCAATGACGCATCGGATTCCGATCCGCAGCCGCTGTTTGATTATGTGCTCGATAAGCTCGCTTCATATGGTCTTGCTTATGTCCATATTATTGAAGGTGCGACAGGCGGTCCGCGCGATTTCCAGCAGGGCCCACAGCCTTTCGATTATGCGCGTCTCAAGCAGGTTTATCGCGATGCCGGTGGCAAAGCTGCTTGGATGGTCAATAATGGCTATGACCGTGATCTGGCGGAAAAGGAAATCGAAAGCGGTCGCGCTGATGTGGTTGCCTTTGGAAAACCGTTTATTGCTAACCCTGATCTGGTGCGCCGTTTTAAAGAAAACGCGCCGCTCAATGAACTGGATCAGCAGCATATGTATGGCGGCGGTGCCAAGGGATATACGGATTACCCGATCCTCGCCTAG
- a CDS encoding ABC transporter ATP-binding protein yields the protein MARLKIASVSKVFNEFQALSDVSLDVKDGEFVAILGPSGCGKTTLLRMIAGFEDVDGGEIHIGDNRVSHVDGNVPPEKRQVGIVFQNYALWPHMTVAENVGYSLRVAKVAKAERERRVKEALALVDLDGFGDRRPANLSGGQRQRVALARCLVAAPSLVLFDEPLANLDVHLRASMEDEFAAFHKRTGTTIIYITHDQAEAMALADRIAVLNHGKLQQFDTPRKLYEEPASEMVASFIAHGMVLPAEVVSFAQAGHCEALVLGSRAEVRCSGIEMPRANAQLCIRSEDLALTEVGGIPVRVKRSVYRGGGSRIEAHPLTKPDIHLHFEVRDPVRLEEGDEVRVAIRGGWIIPTDEMPVRKVSTGFPIGNKI from the coding sequence ATGGCGCGACTGAAAATCGCTTCTGTTTCCAAAGTGTTCAACGAGTTCCAGGCCCTGTCTGACGTGTCGCTCGATGTGAAGGATGGCGAGTTTGTTGCCATTCTCGGACCATCTGGCTGCGGTAAGACCACGCTTCTGCGGATGATTGCTGGTTTTGAAGATGTTGACGGGGGCGAAATCCATATTGGTGACAATCGCGTTTCCCATGTGGACGGTAATGTGCCACCCGAAAAGCGGCAGGTCGGTATTGTCTTCCAGAATTATGCGCTCTGGCCGCATATGACGGTCGCCGAGAATGTGGGCTATAGTCTGCGGGTGGCAAAGGTTGCCAAAGCCGAGCGTGAACGTCGCGTGAAAGAAGCGCTTGCGCTGGTCGATCTGGACGGGTTTGGTGATCGCCGCCCGGCCAATCTATCGGGTGGCCAGCGGCAGCGTGTGGCTTTGGCGCGGTGTCTGGTCGCAGCCCCTTCGCTGGTCTTGTTTGACGAACCGCTTGCCAATCTCGATGTGCACCTGCGGGCTTCGATGGAAGACGAGTTTGCGGCTTTCCACAAGCGCACCGGTACGACGATTATCTACATCACGCATGACCAGGCCGAGGCCATGGCGCTTGCTGACCGGATTGCAGTTCTCAATCACGGCAAGCTTCAGCAGTTCGATACGCCGCGCAAGCTTTATGAGGAACCGGCCAGCGAAATGGTCGCGTCCTTCATCGCGCATGGCATGGTTCTGCCGGCGGAAGTGGTGTCTTTTGCGCAAGCGGGACATTGCGAGGCGCTGGTGCTGGGCAGCCGTGCTGAGGTGCGTTGTTCCGGCATTGAAATGCCGCGTGCCAATGCGCAGCTCTGCATTCGTTCAGAAGATCTGGCATTGACCGAGGTCGGCGGCATTCCCGTGCGGGTCAAGCGTTCGGTCTATCGCGGTGGCGGTTCGCGTATCGAGGCACATCCGCTGACAAAACCGGATATTCACCTGCATTTTGAAGTGCGCGATCCGGTAAGACTGGAAGAAGGCGATGAAGTGCGTGTCGCCATTCGCGGTGGCTGGATTATTCCCACCGATGAAATGCCGGTGAGAAAAGTCTCCACCGGCTTTCCAATCGGCAACAAGATCTGA
- a CDS encoding iron ABC transporter permease: protein MRMFRYIQGRDTALIVGVTLIVAVLSLLPMARLLVELVAPQGQFSTSVLSETLSSRSTWVATWHSLQIGIGGTLLALVFGIVAALLVGLTDMRGRNIFVLFYVTPLLIAPQVTALAWLQLFGPSSQFLKIIGMAPPLGSRNPLYSVWGIIFLLGVQYGPLVFLIVRAGLRKLPRELVEAGLSAGASKWTVLRTIILPLMTPSIIGAAALAFVSCVGNFGIPAFLGIPSNYLVLPTLIYQRLAGGGPAVLSSVAVLSVLIGLIAMAGIAAQDYASRRRDFRIVSTSLPAAPFALGAWRIWAELAAWLLIVIVLFLPLIGLTLSALVPAYGVPLTFATATLENFRFVMFEHGGSARAFGNSLMLSFAAAVFAVLIAVPLAYMLAWRKRRWTPILNFAAEMPYALPGVVLAIACLLMFLKPLPVVGVSLYNTLWIILFAYLARFFVLALRPTVAGLHQIDRALEEAARIAGAGLFYRLRTIIFPLVAPATLAGGVLIFMTAFCELTVSALLWASGSETLGVVMFSFEQAGDSAYAAAISILAVAVTFMLMLATNLFARRLPNGVLPWRD from the coding sequence ATGCGCATGTTTCGATATATTCAGGGCCGTGATACGGCCCTGATTGTTGGCGTCACGCTGATTGTTGCTGTTTTGTCGCTGCTTCCAATGGCACGGCTGCTTGTTGAGCTTGTTGCGCCGCAGGGACAATTTTCGACATCGGTTCTTTCCGAAACATTGAGCAGCCGTTCCACATGGGTTGCCACTTGGCATTCCCTGCAGATCGGTATTGGCGGTACGCTGCTGGCACTTGTGTTTGGCATTGTGGCGGCCTTGCTCGTCGGCCTTACAGATATGCGCGGGCGCAATATCTTCGTGCTTTTCTATGTGACCCCGCTGCTGATTGCGCCACAGGTAACTGCGCTGGCGTGGCTCCAGCTTTTCGGACCTTCCAGCCAGTTCCTCAAGATCATCGGCATGGCGCCGCCACTGGGAAGCCGCAATCCGCTCTATTCCGTCTGGGGCATTATTTTTCTGCTTGGCGTACAATATGGACCGCTGGTCTTTCTGATTGTGCGGGCGGGCTTGCGCAAGCTCCCGCGTGAATTGGTGGAAGCGGGCCTGAGTGCTGGTGCCAGCAAATGGACCGTTCTTCGCACCATCATTCTGCCGCTGATGACGCCATCGATCATCGGTGCTGCGGCTTTGGCTTTCGTGTCGTGCGTCGGCAATTTCGGCATCCCGGCATTTCTTGGCATTCCATCGAATTATCTCGTTCTGCCAACGCTGATTTATCAGCGTCTTGCGGGCGGCGGGCCAGCCGTGCTGTCGAGTGTTGCCGTACTCTCTGTGTTGATTGGTCTGATCGCCATGGCAGGGATCGCAGCACAGGACTATGCCTCGCGGCGTCGCGACTTCCGCATTGTTTCAACGTCGCTTCCAGCTGCACCTTTTGCGCTTGGCGCATGGCGCATATGGGCGGAACTGGCTGCATGGCTGTTGATCGTCATCGTGCTGTTTCTGCCGCTGATTGGTTTGACGCTTTCAGCACTGGTTCCGGCCTATGGCGTGCCGCTGACATTTGCGACGGCCACGCTGGAGAACTTCCGCTTTGTCATGTTTGAACATGGTGGTTCCGCGCGTGCCTTTGGCAATAGCCTGATGCTGTCCTTTGCGGCGGCCGTCTTTGCTGTGCTGATTGCGGTTCCGCTTGCCTATATGCTTGCATGGCGCAAACGGCGCTGGACGCCGATCCTCAACTTCGCCGCCGAGATGCCCTATGCGTTACCGGGTGTCGTGCTGGCCATTGCTTGCCTGCTGATGTTCTTGAAGCCGCTGCCAGTGGTGGGTGTCAGCCTTTATAACACGCTCTGGATTATCCTGTTTGCCTATCTTGCGCGCTTCTTCGTGCTGGCGCTGCGGCCAACGGTTGCTGGTTTGCATCAGATTGACCGTGCGCTGGAAGAAGCCGCGCGAATTGCAGGCGCTGGCCTTTTCTATCGCCTCAGGACCATTATATTTCCTCTTGTCGCACCAGCGACGCTTGCAGGCGGCGTGCTTATTTTCATGACCGCATTCTGTGAGCTGACGGTTTCAGCGCTTTTATGGGCGTCGGGATCGGAAACGCTGGGCGTGGTGATGTTTTCTTTTGAACAGGCGGGCGATTCCGCCTATGCGGCTGCCATATCCATTCTGGCCGTTGCGGTGACATTCATGCTGATGCTTGCAACAAATCTGTTTGCGCGGCGTCTTCCAAACGGGGTGCTGCCATGGCGCGACTGA
- a CDS encoding Lrp/AsnC family transcriptional regulator — protein sequence MDDLDEKLITLLRHNGRRSISDVALDLGVSRATVRARMEKLEQSGDIIGYTVILRSDAVDLPVRGIMMIEIEGHVADRVVKSLGGFSEISAIHTTNGRFDLVVELGAATLTDFDAVLRRIRLVPGIKASETNLLLATPRSTRARL from the coding sequence ATGGACGATCTGGATGAAAAGCTCATCACGCTTTTACGTCACAATGGCCGCCGCAGCATTTCCGATGTGGCACTTGATCTGGGCGTTTCGCGCGCCACGGTACGCGCGCGTATGGAAAAGCTGGAGCAGTCTGGCGACATTATCGGCTATACGGTGATCCTGCGCTCTGATGCAGTTGATCTTCCCGTTCGCGGTATCATGATGATCGAAATCGAAGGCCATGTCGCCGACCGTGTGGTAAAATCGCTCGGCGGTTTCTCCGAAATTTCAGCCATCCACACCACAAATGGTCGTTTCGATCTGGTGGTGGAACTGGGGGCTGCAACGCTGACCGATTTCGATGCCGTGCTGCGCCGCATCCGACTGGTGCCGGGGATTAAGGCGAGCGAGACCAATCTCCTGTTGGCAACACCGCGCTCGACGCGTGCACGTCTGTAA